The DNA region ttttgTTGTTAGCCTTTTGCTAACAACAAAGTACTTAGGGAGATTAATAAAGATAAGCAGAgagttaaaataaatgaaataactCTTGAGAGTGTGCATCCCAGGGTGGAAAGCATTGTAAAAATTTTCTTTCCCTTGTGTCTCAGGCTGATGTGACGTCTCTGTGTAAGAAGACCAGTTGGCCAGAAAGGAAAGTTCAAGTCTGGTTCAGAAGGAGGAGAAACCAGGAGCGTCCAGGGCTTCGGAAGAGATTCTGTGAGGCCAGGTGAGCATGTCTTGTGTGTACGTTAGTACACTAATGTGTGCACAAATACTAAGGTGTTCATGTGTGTCATTATTGGTCTTCTCTGTCAACAGTTGGAGATGTGTGTTCTACTTTTTTGCATTCATTGGCGGAGTCCTTGCTCTGTACGATGTAAGCAATTTTTTGGCctttttccatgttttattaCAGGAACCGTTTCTACTGCAGGATTTGTCTTTTGTGTCAGTTGACTTCTCCATTGCATGAGTTGTTTGCTTTGCAGCTGTGGGAtatttctctccctctatctcccTATTTGGATTTACCAGTCTGATTTCACAGTAATGCATGTGAAACTCCTGATGTCTCTTCCTATTTCATGTCTCTCTACGCTTCAGGGTTTTTCTCACACTCTGGCAGTTGACATAACAGACAAGCATGCATGAGCTGGTTGGCCAACATTTACCCTTGCTGTTGTTTTCAAGGCTGTTCTCCAACCCCCTCACActcctcttctctgtttttgttggCTTTAGAAACCTTGGCTTTATAATCTGAAGGAGGTTTGGGCAGGCTTCCCTAAACAGGTAAGTGTTTTTAGCATTGCTATCAGGATAGTTtgtacaaaataacagaaagcactataatatatacagtaaatatgtgtgttatgtgtccATGCAGTCCATGCTGCCATCTCAGTATTGGTATTACCTCTTGGAAATGGGTTTCTACCTTTCTCTGCTCCTCAGCCTCTCATTTGATGTGAAACGGAAGGTGAGTGTGCAGATGTGAATGCATTTTGTGTCTATTAATAAAAAAAGGGAAGTTGGGGACACGCATATGTTTGTGCATTCTTGCACATATGTACGTGCTCACTTgtcatctgtatgtgtgtaggaCTTCAAGGAGCAGGTGGTTCATCATATAGCCACACTGACTCTGCTGAGCTTCTCCTGGATTTCAAACTACATCCGTGTTGGAACCCTTGTGATGGCAGTACATGACTCAGCCGACATCCTGCTCGAGGTCAGTGCAGTTACATCAGTGCATGTGCATGCTTATCTTTGTGTGATATCTGTTGTCAAAATGTAGGCTGGTGTGATGTTTGCAGATAACGGTGAGATATCACATTGTCTGTTCTACATTAACAGACtgatttaaagaaacatttattacatataataaaaaaataaagatatagtTCCAGATagcaaagttgtttttttggtcttcaaacaaaaaaaagtgttatatGTTTTCATATATACATTCAATACTCagtcattattatttattgcttAAGTCACTGAATGCAGGTTTCAAGCTCtctgaagacaaaaaaatacacatgtaTGCTCAACTTCCCCCTCTGACACACAAGTGCTGCCCATCCCTCCTGCATGAACATCAGGTTGAGTTTGAACTTTCACAGCAATAAACATGAAGGCGGTACCTAGTCCCACTATGCATTTCTTAACTTGTTCTCTTTATTCATGCAATAGCTGTGCACAAACATAAGAAATTCAGCTCAAATTAACTGACGGCAATTGGTATTAAACTATGAAAAAGTAGCTGAATGACATTGTGTGACACTTGATgctcaaattttattttaaacagcaAATATCAGAGCAGTGTTGCtatcaatataaatattctCTTGAAACTGCATCTGAGAAGTATTACTTTAGAAGCCAATAACTGACATAGAGTTGAATCAAAACTCCTCTGGATGGAGTCTCAGCTAAAATCTAACTAATTTTATGTCCATTGCCTCTATAAGCATTCTGAAAAATACCCATCTTGTATTgggattattattttattcacaaacaacataaatagAAACTGTGTCTGGTCTGACTTTATGACAGTCTGTGAACTGTTTCTGTAAAACAAAGAACTGAACCTGATACTTTTCCCTGTTTTATCTCACAGGGTGCAAAGGTATTCAACTACGCCAAGTGGCATAAGACTGCTGATGCCATGTTTGTGGTGTTTACAGTTCTATTTATGTTGACAAGACTTGTGATTTTTCCTTTCTGGTAAGTGTGTAAAATGAAAGGATGCGGCATGATGCACAAAAgtgtaaagtgtaaaaatgtcacatGTGCATATCTTCCACAGGCTGATCCACTGTACATGGGTGTATCCGCTAGAGCATTATGCTCCCTTCTTTGGCTACTATTTCTTCAACATCATGTTGGTAGTTCTGGAGATACTCCACCTCTACTGGGCTGTTCTCATATCACGAATGCTTTACAAGTTTATCTTCAGCAAGGTGTGTTTACAAGTGTATCCATGTGTCTTGCATTTTTACAGAGGAAGGAAAACTATTGCAAACTATGTAAATCTTGCAAGTTACTACACATCTCTCTATGTTGTCTCTTTTTGGTTTGCTCTCATtttccacctctcttctgtgACTCATCTTTATCCTGCAGCTGGAAGGCGACGACAGAAGCGATGAAGAGGAGAATGACAGTGACTCGCCGAAGGAAAGAAACCACAAGTTGAGTCACATTATTGGCTCTGGAGCCAGGGGTCGGGCCAACGGCCActaatacacacagacagaaagagccAGAGGAAAACGGACCGCAGACACCTGGACAGATTCAGTCTGGATTGCAGTGgttggaatatatttgcatataaaaAGGAGTAAATACACTTGAGCAGAGAATGTTATTCTTAAAGGAACTGTGAAGGATAATACATTGAAGCTGCATGGTTGGAACTCACTAAAACCAGaacttttataataataataatatattatctTGGCAGCATGGTGGCTgagtggttagcactgttgcctcacagcaagaacgTCCTGGGTTTGAACCCTGCCTGTCCCAgatcctttctgtgtggagttgcATCTTCTCCCCATGTCTGCACGGATTTCTGCTGGGTGCTTCGGTTTCCTCCCGTCACTCCACCATCATTCTTGTCTCCTGTCAGTGCCCCTGACCAAGGCACTGGCACAGAAttggtcaaatgcagaggatcaaTTTCCCCACAGAGATCAATAGAGTACTTACTCACTTCTTCTCTTTGTCAATATTATTCTGCtcctcaataaaaaaaagaagaagactcCATTGATGTGtagcttttgtattttttgaatgATGTTGAAGATGATAGCTAATAATGTAAATGTCAATACTGACGTTTGAGGCCTACATGCATGGAGGGGCACATTTGCATGTGTGGGGTGTAAATGCAAAACCAAACtacagggatttttttttattattgtgacgtatgtggttttttttaaaggtttatttataGGTCAATATCAATTCATGATCTCTTCATGCTCGTGTAAGAAGCAGAAAGAGCAAAAATATCAGCTCCCACCAACTCTGATGATGCTCAGCGGCTGTACCAGCGCGCCCTCTCGCGACACTCAGCGGGAGCTGAGAGAAGACGAAAACATCAGTTACCATAGAAACCGCTACACAAACAGTGCCTAAAAGCGACGTCTAAGGGGTCAAACACAAGAAGCAggataatttattattttattagtaCACAGAGAGTCAATATTACAGCCAGTATGGCTCATGTGAGAACGTATCGGACTAACGTGAGAATCGGTAACTGGAACGAGGACCTGCGCTTAGAAGAGGTTTGTTTCAAATAAAGCTCTCACCTAACGTATTAATCTTAGATAACgttattctttatttgttgtttgattaaacactgaaagaggtttccctcacagtaatcattcctcttgttcatactggcaatTAAAAGATttccttcaaatgcactttcaatgtaagtgatggaggacaaagtccagtcattttgtgcaaaaatgcatttaaaagtttatctgaagcttatatgaggcttcagcagtctgagtcagtcatatcatgtggatatctgccacatttacagtctttttagcatcaaattccctcttcaTGTTTCCTCGGACAGCGTTTCCCtattgagctgtggtggaagtattgtaacaaaaagagggactttgaccctaaaaagactgtaacactgaaagataactacttgatttgactcattgggatggctgaagcttcatattagcttttaaatacatatatacaaatacaatatattttgcACTGAAGGAGACCTGTGGATTTTGAccccaatcacttacattgtaagtacattatgaagggatcttctaatgaccagtatgaacaggaggaatgatgagaggcgagaaaaacatgtttcaatgttcatttgggcatctgactgttgttttaggacagacttgaaaaattgtgaatatgTCCTTTAAGTGGttaaaaaacatctaaatgaaagtatttatttaattctggGTCAAATGAAGTCTTCCAATCCAGTATGTTTGTTTAAGCATAAAATAGATACACAGGGAAACAGAAACGCTTGAGGGAGTATTcagtaacaaagaaaaaagtgagagaggaGGCCAGAATACAGTGCTTGTCATTTGGCCAATAAAAGGGATTTAGAGCAAGAAAGACGTGACTGAAAATTGACCCAGTTGTGATACAATTATATTGCTTTAGTCTTTTTACTTACAGTataccagcagcagcagtggagacATATTAAAGAATACACATTTTGTATATTGATGTGTCTCCAGGATGCAATGAAAGAATACctggagaaaaaacagaggGGCGAGCTTGCTACCCAGAAAGTAGACTTCCtcaaacagaacattttgaGACCGGTAAAATTAGTTCCAGCTCATTAtcaacatcatcaacaacaacaataatagcaCAATGATGATTAGTGTggtaatgataatgatgatgacgGTGTTTGTCCATGTGTGTAGGTGGATCTCGCTGTGACAAAGGATGGAGGATTACACTTTGGGGATGTTGTGATGTTGGTGAACATGGGAGGAGAAAACAGGGAGTATAGCGCATTAAGCATTAACGCAGATATCAACAGTTTGACAAAGATTCCTTCGCCTGGCATTCAAGCTCCATGTGGAATCAGTGCTGGAAGAGGTATTCAGCCCTGCACACGCACGGCCTTCATCATTACCAGGTACACGCTCAAATCTACATTAACATACTGTTCACCTCGACACACATGGTAACACTGCCAGATGTAAACCTGCAACACTGCTTGTATGACTACAGTGTAGATGGAAGTCCTGAAGGATCAACTCTGCATTTCGAGCAAAGTTTTGCCCTGAAAACTACGAGTGGCTTTGCC from Thunnus albacares chromosome 7, fThuAlb1.1, whole genome shotgun sequence includes:
- the cers3b gene encoding ceramide synthase 2 produces the protein MLQTVSEWLWWERLWLPANVSWSDLEDSEGRVYAKASQLYAALPCALCLLFVRYLFERYLATPLADVWGVRDRVRCAAEPNPVLENYFCRQARLPSQADVTSLCKKTSWPERKVQVWFRRRRNQERPGLRKRFCEASWRCVFYFFAFIGGVLALYDKPWLYNLKEVWAGFPKQSMLPSQYWYYLLEMGFYLSLLLSLSFDVKRKDFKEQVVHHIATLTLLSFSWISNYIRVGTLVMAVHDSADILLEGAKVFNYAKWHKTADAMFVVFTVLFMLTRLVIFPFWLIHCTWVYPLEHYAPFFGYYFFNIMLVVLEILHLYWAVLISRMLYKFIFSKLEGDDRSDEEENDSDSPKERNHKLSHIIGSGARGRANGH
- the cfap161 gene encoding cilia- and flagella-associated protein 161 isoform X1, with amino-acid sequence MAHVRTYRTNVRIGNWNEDLRLEEDAMKEYLEKKQRGELATQKVDFLKQNILRPVDLAVTKDGGLHFGDVVMLVNMGGENREYSALSINADINSLTKIPSPGIQAPCGISAGRGIQPCTRTAFIITSVDGSPEGSTLHFEQSFALKTTSGFARGLYLTSDLKNFQKCAKKSRLQEVNLTDDASFLSRWKVVHFDPQERLEYEGQPVLANVKVLIIHCKTNQALAVLGDQVLWTTYGKEYEVTAHTFLDSHKAEQDNNHWILCTSDPAGEGLVLLNRPQSVAKDVELTQANTSI